One Phaseolus vulgaris cultivar G19833 chromosome 11, P. vulgaris v2.0, whole genome shotgun sequence genomic window carries:
- the LOC137819669 gene encoding cyanogenic beta-glucosidase-like — protein sequence MVITMNMFSLLCVFVTSSIITLTHSKAVPPILDVSYLNRSSFPKGFVFGTASASYQYEGAAREDGKGPSIWDTFTHKYPEKVKDRSTGDVTTDQYHRYKEDVGIMKGMNLDAYRFSISWPRVLPKGKLSAGVNKAGINYYNNLINQLLKNGMEPYVTLFHWDVPQALDDEYGGFLSPHIVDDFRDFAELCFKEFGDRVKHWITLNEPSTVAFDGYTVGDHAPGRCSDWQKLNCTGGDSGTEPYLVSHYLLLSHAAAANLYKTKYQESQKGLIGITLNSDWYLPASDDIADMDAARRALDFRFGWYMDPLTKGEYPTSMRHLVGNRLPRFSKEEAKQLKGSFDFLGLNHYSTFYAANAPDLRGSKPSLLKDSLANVTNQHDGRILCPLAASNWLCVYPRGLRQLLVYIKKNYNNPVIYITENGFDEFNDPTLSLEEKLLDTNRVDYLYRYLYYVKMAIRDGVKVKGYFVWSFLDNMEWNSGYTVRFGFIFVDFKNGLKRYPKLSAQWFKNFLSRS from the exons ATGGTAATCACAATGAACATGTTTTCGCTGCTCTGCGTTTTTGTTACCTCCTCCATCATCACCCTCACTCACTCCAAGGCCGTTCCACCCATTCTTGACGTTTCTTACCTCAACCGGAGCAGTTTCCCCAAAGGCTTTGTTTTCGGGACAGCATCCGCTTCATACCAG TATGAAGGTGCTGCAAGGGAAGATGGAAAAGGACCGAGTATATGGGATACTTTCACTCACAAATATCCAG AAAAAGTAAAAGATCGGAGTACTGGAGACGTAACGACAGACCAATATCATCGGTATAAG GAGGATGTTGGAATCATGAAGGGCATGAATTTGGATGCTTATAGATTCTCCATTTCTTGGCCTAGGGTATTACCGA AAGGAAAGCTCTCTGCAGGAGTAAACAAGGCAGGAATAAACTACTACAATAACCTCATCAACCAGCTATTGAAGAATG GTATGGAACCATATGTGACCCTTTTTCATTGGGACGTTCCCCAGGCCTTGGACGATGAGTATGGTGGTTTTTTAAGCCCTCACATTGT AGATGATTTTAGGGACTTCGCTGAACTATGCTTCAAGGAATTTGGTGATAGGGTGAAACATTGGATTACTTTGAATGAACCAAGCACTGTGGCCTTCGATGGTTATACAGTTGGAGATCATGCACCAGGTCGGTGTTCTGATTGGCAAAAACTGAATTGCACAGGTGGTGATTCAGGAACTGAGCCATATTTGGTTTCGCACTATCTACTTCTTTCTCATGCTGCTGCTGCTAACTTGTACAAGACCAAGTATCAG GAATCACAAAAGGGTTTAATAGGGATTACCTTGAACAGTGACTGGTATTTGCCGGCTAGTGATGACATAGCAGATATGGACGCTGCCCGTCGAGCCCTTGACTTCAGGTTTGGGTG GTATATGGATCCTCTGACAAAAGGTGAGTATCCAACAAGCATGCGACATTTGGTGGGAAACCGTCTACCAAGGTTCTCCAAAGAAGAAGCTAAACAACTTAAGGGGTCGTTTGATTTTCTGGGTCTAAACCACTATTCAACCTTTTATGCTGCCAATGCACCTGATCTACGTGGTTCCAAACCATCCCTACTGAAGGATTCTCTTGCTAATGTTACAA ATCAGCATGACGGCCGGATCCTTTGTCCATTA GCTGCTTCGAACTGGCTATGCGTTTATCCACGAGGATTACGACAGCTATTGGTTTACATCAAGAAGAATTACAACAATCCCGTAATTTACATTACTGAAAATG GTTTTGATGAGTTCAATGATCCAACACTATCACTTGAAGAAAAGCTTTTAGATACCAACAGAGTTGATTACTTATATCGTTATCTTTATTATGTTAAAATGGCAATCAG GGATGGTGTGAAGGTGAAAGGATATTTTGTATGGTCATTTCTGGACAACATGGAGTGGAACTCTGGCTATACTGTGCGATTTGGATTCATCTTTGTGGATTTCAAAAACGGTTTGAAAAGATACCCAAAACTCTCAGCACAATGGTTCAAGAACTTTCTCAGCAGATCTTAG
- the LOC137819673 gene encoding beta-glucosidase 12-like, with protein MNKDMVFNGYQCLLLVGVFTLVVSFSFTITQAAAPVLDVSSLNRTSFPPAFIFGTASSAYQYEGAANEGGRGPSIWDTYSHKYPEKISDRSNGDVAVDQYHRYKEDVGIMKYMNTDAYRFSISWSRILPKGRISAGINQEGIKYYNNLINELVAKDILPFVTLFHWDLPQALEDEYGGFLSPHIINDFQDYAELCFKEFGDRVRHWITFNEPWSYSMGSEPYMSSHYQLLAHAAAVKIYKTNYQAFQNGLIGITLNCHWFIPFSNDTLDHQAAQRALDFMFGWFMQPLTRGKYPKSMHSLLGNRLPNFTEEQSKLLIGSFDFIGLNYYTTNYAAHISHAINSTGNTSYIQDTRVNFTTERHGSPIGPRAGSSWLYVYPRGLRELLLYIKMKYKNPVIYITENGMDESNDPTLSLEESLMDTYRIDYFYRHLYYILISIKNGVKVHGYFAWSLLDNFEWNSGYTLRFGVNFVDYKDNLKRHQKLSAHWFRNFLQKQ; from the exons ATGAACAAGGATATGGTATTCAATGGCTATCAATGTCTTCTCCTTGTTGGAGTCTTCACTCTCGTTGTAAGCTTCTCCTTTACAATCACACAAGCTGCTGCGCCTGTTCTTGATGTTTCTTCTCTTAATCGAACCAGTTTTCCCCCAGCTTTCATCTTTGGCACTGCCTCCTCAGCCTACCAG TACGAAGGTGCTGCAAATGAAGGAGGGAGAGGACCAAGTATATGGGATACTTATTCTCATAAATATCCAG AAAAGATATCAGATAGAAGCAACGGAGATGTAGCTGTTGATCAATATCATCGCTATAAG GAAGATGTTGGGATCATGAAGTATATGAACACTGATGCTTACAGATTCTCCATCTCGTGGTCAAGGATACTGCCAA AAGGAAGAATTAGCGCGGGTATAAACCAAGAAGGAATCAAATATTACAACAATCTCATCAACGAACTAGTGGCTAAGG ATATTCTGCCATTTGTGACCCTTTTCCATTGGGATCTTCCCCAAGCCTTAGAAGATGAATACGGTGGCTTCTTAAGCCCTCATATTAT AAATGATTTCCAAGACTACGCAGAGCTATGCTTTAAGGAATTTGGAGATAGAGTGAGACATTGGATTACTTTTAATGAGCCATGGAGTTACAGTATGGGCTCAGAGCCCTACATGAGCTCACACTACCAACTTCTTGCTCATGCAGCAGCtgtcaaaatttataaaaccaATTATCAG GCATTTCAAAATGGTTTGATAGGCATCACCTTAAATTGTCACTGGTTTATTCCCTTCTCAAATGACACATTAGATCATCAAGCTGCCCAACGAGCTCTTGATTTCATGTTTGGATG GTTTATGCAACCACTTACAAGAGGAAAGTATCCAAAAAGCATGCATTCTTTGCTGGGAAACCGATTACCAAACTTCACTGAAGAGCAATCCAAGCTACTTATTGGCTCGTTTGATTTTATTGGACTCAATTACTACACAACTAATTATGCTGCCCACATATCCCATGCAATTAACAGCACAGGAAATACTAGCTATATCCAGGATACTCGTGTCAATTTTACAA CTGAACGTCACGGGTCACCCATTGGACCAAGA GCTGGTTCATCTTGGCTATATGTTTATCCAAGGGGACTTAGAGAACTATTGCTCTACATCAAGATGAAGTATAAAAACCCTGTAATTTACATAACAGAAAATG GCATGGACGAGTCCAATGATCCAACACTATCACTTGAAGAGTCACTCATGGATACTTATAGAATTGACTACTTCTATCGCcatctttattatattttgatctCAATCAA GAATGGGGTGAAAGTACATGGATACTTTGCATGGTCGCTTCTGGACAACTTTGAATGGAATTCTGGCTACACCTTGCGTTTTGGAGTTAACTTCGTCGATTACAAGGATAATTTGAAAAGACACCAGAAGCTCTCTGCTCATTGGTTCAGGAATTTTCTTCAAAAACAATAG